Proteins co-encoded in one Dehalogenimonas sp. WBC-2 genomic window:
- the smf gene encoding nucleotide-binding protein Smf (Rossmann fold nucleotide-binding protein Smf possibly involved in DNA uptake) produces MSLLESYFGDLLTAWKASAVELARTGVDAATLQAIEYWRPRIEPELELEKAEKSGVQVLTIADCAYPARLKEIYDYPPVLYIKGNLLPQDEISLAVVGTRKPTVYGRQVTEELVAELAVRGLTIASGLARGIDTLAHQTALKSGGRTLAVMGSGVNIIYPAENTSLARRILENGALISECPINAGPRAENFPRRNRILSGLTLGTLVTEAGESSGALITANNALEQNREVFAVPGSVLSPQSSGTNRLIQQGAKLVRRTVDIMEELNIKTMVGQLEFKEILPENDIEKQLIQYLAMEPVHIDEVCRASGLPTAMVSSTLAMMELKGMVKQLGGMNYALFKQIKECNTAG; encoded by the coding sequence TTGTCTTTATTGGAAAGTTACTTTGGTGATTTGTTGACCGCCTGGAAAGCCAGTGCAGTTGAATTGGCGCGTACTGGCGTGGATGCCGCTACTTTGCAGGCTATAGAGTATTGGCGCCCCCGGATAGAACCGGAGCTTGAACTGGAGAAGGCTGAAAAGTCAGGTGTCCAAGTTTTGACCATCGCTGATTGCGCCTATCCCGCACGGCTGAAAGAGATCTATGACTACCCACCGGTACTTTATATTAAAGGCAATCTGCTACCGCAAGACGAAATTTCTCTGGCTGTGGTCGGGACCAGGAAACCCACCGTCTACGGCCGACAAGTCACAGAAGAGTTGGTGGCTGAACTGGCTGTAAGAGGCCTTACTATTGCCAGCGGTCTGGCGCGGGGTATTGATACTTTAGCGCACCAAACTGCGCTAAAGAGCGGTGGTCGAACACTGGCAGTCATGGGCAGTGGCGTCAATATTATCTACCCAGCCGAAAACACATCTTTGGCTCGACGTATCCTTGAAAACGGCGCACTGATCAGCGAATGCCCCATTAATGCTGGCCCGCGTGCTGAAAACTTCCCTCGCCGTAATCGTATTCTCTCGGGTTTGACGTTGGGTACTCTGGTGACTGAAGCCGGCGAGAGTAGTGGCGCTCTGATTACCGCCAACAATGCCCTGGAACAAAACCGGGAGGTTTTTGCGGTTCCGGGTAGCGTTCTATCGCCACAAAGCAGCGGTACAAATCGACTTATTCAGCAGGGAGCCAAACTTGTGCGCCGAACCGTCGATATTATGGAAGAACTAAATATTAAAACCATGGTGGGACAGCTTGAATTCAAAGAAATATTGCCGGAAAATGATATTGAGAAGCAATTGATACAGTATCTGGCTATGGAACCGGTGCATATAGATGAGGTATGCCGCGCCTCTGGCTTGCCGACCGCTATGGTTAGCAGTACTTTGGCTATGATGGAACTTAAGGGTATGGTTAAACAATTGGGCGGTATGAATTATGCCCTGTTCAAACAGATTAAGGAGTGCAATACAGCAGGTTAA
- a CDS encoding signal peptidase-like protein gives MVNVVEIRFKKAGKAYSFDTAGLELMVGQLVVTETTRGFEVGRIVCGPKEIEEEQLEAPLKPVIRLATDEDIDCKRRLCCAESQAIVDCRKLVEKLHLPMKCLTAEYNMEETHVTIYFSSEGRVDFRDLVRELGRHLRMRVELRQVGPRDEAKLLGGFGRCGREFCCATYLSEFAPVSIKMAKEQNLPLNPLKISGVCGRLLCCLGHEYEIYREMNAEKACHCADQSANPSTDAAPVTHRPVTLSVPNLELSPNIGEEVIADGVGEAIKQIPLKSHRRRRRR, from the coding sequence TTGGTTAATGTGGTTGAAATTCGCTTTAAAAAAGCAGGGAAGGCATATAGTTTTGATACCGCAGGGTTGGAACTTATGGTTGGCCAGTTAGTGGTCACAGAAACAACCCGTGGTTTCGAGGTTGGCCGGATAGTCTGCGGGCCCAAAGAAATAGAAGAGGAACAACTGGAAGCACCTTTGAAACCAGTTATTCGCCTGGCCACTGATGAAGATATCGATTGTAAAAGACGTCTATGTTGCGCAGAATCCCAGGCTATTGTCGATTGCCGCAAGTTGGTAGAAAAATTACATCTGCCGATGAAATGTCTGACTGCAGAGTACAATATGGAAGAGACACATGTCACCATATACTTTAGCTCAGAAGGTAGAGTAGATTTCAGAGACTTGGTACGTGAACTGGGACGACATCTTCGGATGCGGGTAGAATTGCGTCAGGTAGGACCCCGCGATGAAGCTAAACTCCTTGGAGGGTTTGGCCGCTGCGGCAGAGAATTTTGCTGCGCAACCTACCTATCTGAATTTGCCCCGGTGTCTATTAAGATGGCCAAGGAACAAAATCTGCCGTTAAATCCATTGAAGATATCCGGCGTTTGTGGCCGGTTGTTATGCTGCTTGGGCCATGAATATGAAATATACCGGGAAATGAATGCGGAAAAGGCGTGTCATTGTGCCGATCAGTCGGCAAATCCTTCAACAGATGCTGCTCCAGTAACTCACCGCCCAGTAACACTTTCTGTGCCAAACTTAGAACTGTCACCAAATATTGGCGAAGAGGTAATTGCCGATGGGGTAGGCGAGGCCATCAAACAAATTCCTCTTAAAAGCCACCGCCGCCGCCGAAGGCGGTAG
- a CDS encoding activator of 2-hydroxyglutaryl-CoA dehydratase, which translates to MPQNSCTRTDTVSHYLNYMSEIVIGIDVGSVSTKTVALCDRDSELLTSICYPTCGDPLGVASRSLREISQTLEGNISGIAVTGSARELVGNAIEADIIKNEITCQALAATHFYPSARTIIEIGGQDSKLIFLRDGLVQDFSMNTVCAAGTGSFLEHQARRLGLDMSDFAVRAANSQSPVKIAGRCTVFTESDMIHAQQTGAALNDVIFGLCLALCNNFLSDAGRARVVEQPVIFQGGVALNSGMVRAFEKILNATIIVQVRPELTGAIGAALLLIKDLEHNKGCLLRSQTRRISWDGMGRG; encoded by the coding sequence GTGCCTCAAAATTCATGTACCCGTACAGATACCGTTAGTCACTATTTGAATTATATGAGTGAAATAGTAATTGGCATCGATGTTGGTTCGGTCAGCACCAAGACGGTGGCGCTATGTGACAGAGACTCTGAATTATTGACCTCAATATGCTACCCCACTTGCGGTGATCCCCTTGGGGTGGCAAGCCGGTCGCTAAGGGAGATATCACAAACGCTAGAGGGCAATATTTCGGGTATCGCGGTTACAGGCAGTGCCAGAGAGTTGGTTGGCAATGCCATAGAAGCAGATATTATCAAAAATGAGATTACCTGTCAGGCGCTTGCGGCAACGCATTTCTATCCCAGCGCCAGGACTATAATTGAAATCGGCGGACAGGATTCCAAACTTATTTTCCTTCGTGATGGTCTGGTACAGGACTTCTCTATGAATACTGTGTGTGCCGCTGGTACCGGATCGTTTTTAGAACATCAGGCAAGGCGGCTAGGACTGGATATGTCTGATTTCGCCGTCCGGGCGGCAAACAGTCAGTCACCTGTTAAGATAGCGGGCCGTTGTACTGTTTTTACCGAATCCGACATGATCCATGCTCAACAGACCGGCGCGGCACTAAATGATGTGATTTTTGGTCTTTGTTTAGCACTTTGCAACAATTTTCTGAGTGATGCCGGGCGTGCTAGAGTTGTTGAACAGCCGGTTATTTTTCAAGGCGGTGTGGCCTTGAACAGCGGTATGGTGAGAGCATTTGAGAAGATCTTAAATGCTACAATTATCGTCCAAGTACGGCCGGAATTAACTGGAGCGATAGGCGCTGCCTTGCTACTAATAAAGGATTTGGAGCATAATAAGGGTTGTTTACTGCGGAGTCAAACTCGGCGAATATCGTGGGATGGAATGGGAAGGGGATAA
- the plsX gene encoding phosphate:acyl-ACP acyltransferase PlsX has protein sequence MEWEGDKMRIAVDASGGDYAPYEIVKGVIKAAQELKDKGVELILVGKRPVLHVQAGKYLKKLNISIVHAPQNIDFHEHPMEALKNKPNSSIVVGTMLVKEGRADAFVSAGSTGAVLGAAYLLLGKIDGIERPALGSIIKLVPHAPSLLLDAGANSDCRPQHLVEFARLGNIYAKYVMGIETPRVSLMSNGSEDTKGNKLIVETHQLLRKMQGINFIGNIEGHDLVRDTADVIVTDGFTGNILIKAFEGLGDSLIKIRQVGHAVSSASHLRGRALLADVGISHMAKGMDFREYGGACLLGVKGTIIVSHGRSRAKAIKNAILTAKRTVEQQIPQLIAEEVKQNANTVAV, from the coding sequence ATGGAATGGGAAGGGGATAAAATGCGGATTGCTGTTGATGCCTCTGGTGGTGACTATGCCCCATATGAAATAGTTAAAGGGGTAATTAAAGCAGCCCAAGAACTCAAGGATAAAGGCGTTGAGCTTATTCTGGTGGGTAAACGTCCGGTGCTTCATGTGCAGGCTGGCAAATATCTCAAGAAACTGAACATCTCTATCGTGCATGCACCACAGAACATTGACTTTCATGAACATCCGATGGAGGCTCTCAAAAATAAACCCAACTCATCTATAGTGGTTGGCACTATGTTGGTCAAGGAAGGCCGTGCTGACGCCTTCGTTTCCGCTGGTTCCACTGGTGCTGTTCTTGGTGCCGCGTATTTATTGCTTGGTAAGATTGACGGTATTGAGCGGCCAGCCTTGGGGAGCATAATCAAACTGGTACCTCACGCTCCGTCGTTGCTTCTTGACGCAGGAGCCAATTCAGATTGTCGGCCACAGCATCTTGTGGAATTTGCCCGGTTGGGTAATATATACGCCAAATACGTCATGGGAATTGAAACTCCTCGTGTTAGTTTAATGAGCAATGGCAGCGAAGATACTAAAGGAAACAAATTGATTGTTGAGACTCACCAATTATTAAGAAAGATGCAGGGTATCAACTTTATCGGCAATATCGAAGGTCATGACCTCGTGCGAGATACCGCCGATGTAATCGTGACAGATGGTTTTACAGGCAATATTCTCATTAAGGCTTTCGAGGGATTGGGTGATTCCCTTATCAAGATACGCCAGGTTGGTCATGCGGTCTCCTCTGCTTCCCACCTTCGTGGCCGAGCGCTTCTGGCTGACGTGGGCATCAGTCATATGGCGAAGGGAATGGATTTCCGTGAGTATGGTGGTGCCTGTTTGCTTGGGGTCAAAGGCACCATTATTGTTTCTCATGGCCGTTCCCGCGCAAAGGCTATCAAAAACGCTATTTTAACTGCCAAGCGAACTGTAGAACAACAGATTCCGCAACTTATTGCCGAGGAGGTGAAGCAAAATGCCAACACCGTCGCAGTATGA
- a CDS encoding endonuclease-like protein (HNH endonuclease family protein): protein MLNHPVLVLNQNYEPIHICRVRRAILLVYQGKAEMLEDGLGMAHTVQIAVPMPSVIRLQRQIKRHRPVYKLTRVGIFHRDEFTCQYCGQKAQPLTIDHIMPRFQGGGHTWDNLVAACVSCNRHKAGRTPEQAHMKLLKIPGLPEGQPMAGVLNRFGQHAPVWQKYLPDYWF from the coding sequence ATGCTTAATCACCCGGTGCTGGTGTTAAACCAGAATTACGAGCCAATTCATATTTGCCGCGTACGGCGCGCTATCTTGCTGGTTTATCAGGGCAAAGCCGAAATGCTGGAAGATGGTCTTGGGATGGCACATACTGTGCAGATAGCTGTTCCAATGCCTTCGGTCATACGCTTGCAACGCCAGATAAAACGTCATCGCCCAGTTTACAAACTTACCCGAGTCGGTATATTTCACCGTGATGAATTTACCTGCCAATATTGCGGTCAAAAGGCCCAGCCGCTTACTATTGATCATATTATGCCGCGATTTCAAGGTGGTGGTCATACATGGGACAACCTGGTTGCCGCTTGTGTGTCGTGTAATCGCCATAAAGCAGGCCGTACGCCGGAACAAGCCCATATGAAACTATTGAAGATACCCGGATTGCCCGAAGGCCAGCCTATGGCGGGTGTTTTGAATCGCTTTGGACAGCACGCACCAGTTTGGCAAAAATACTTACCTGATTATTGGTTTTAA
- a CDS encoding replicative DNA helicase, translating to MSENRLPPHDLSAEEAVNGSLLIDGKVIYELATFLKPQDFYSEAGQNIYDSALTIFQRGGAINQVTVAQELERQQRLERVGGAAYLSHLMSVVPTSLDAEHYARIVYNLSVSRLLITAGIQITNLGYKADPDTGTSISRAENLLFNLRNDRSSLDFIHIKSILDKYLEPVPTREQLESVPTGFYGLNDYIGGLNRGDLIIVAGRPSMGKTSLGLNIARNAAVDHHACVALFSLEMSSESLVQRLLSSEAGINTRYFQPGLSSPDDENRVMHAIGNLSEASIYIDDSPQLRVSELRAKVRRLDFEHKLDLIIVDYLQLLQGDSGSGKDNRVQEISYISRSLKGIAREINVPIVALSQLSRAVEWRSSHVPQLSDLRESGSIEQDADIVIFIYREEVYFKEEEWAAQFPDKEYPREIADIIIAKHRNGPTGMVKVRFRHALTKFENLQSVAEIV from the coding sequence TTGTCAGAAAATCGGCTACCACCGCATGACCTCAGCGCAGAAGAGGCAGTAAATGGCTCTCTGCTTATTGATGGCAAGGTTATTTATGAACTTGCTACTTTCCTCAAACCTCAAGATTTTTATTCTGAAGCCGGACAGAACATATATGATTCTGCTCTTACGATTTTCCAACGCGGAGGGGCTATCAATCAGGTTACCGTTGCCCAAGAACTGGAGCGGCAACAACGCCTTGAGCGTGTTGGCGGGGCGGCATATTTATCTCATCTGATGAGTGTGGTCCCTACCTCACTTGATGCCGAGCACTACGCCCGTATTGTGTATAATCTATCAGTCTCACGCCTTTTAATTACCGCTGGTATCCAAATCACAAATCTGGGATATAAAGCTGACCCTGACACCGGCACCTCGATCTCACGAGCAGAGAACCTGCTTTTTAATCTTAGAAACGACCGGTCTTCTTTAGATTTTATCCATATTAAAAGCATACTGGATAAATACCTGGAACCGGTGCCAACAAGGGAGCAATTAGAAAGCGTGCCGACGGGTTTCTACGGCTTGAATGATTATATCGGTGGTCTCAATCGTGGAGATCTAATCATTGTGGCAGGTCGGCCAAGCATGGGTAAAACGTCTTTAGGGCTCAACATCGCTCGTAATGCGGCAGTAGACCATCATGCTTGTGTAGCACTGTTTAGCCTGGAAATGTCGTCGGAATCACTGGTACAGCGCTTACTTTCGTCTGAAGCTGGAATAAACACACGCTATTTCCAGCCAGGTCTTTCTTCACCGGATGATGAGAACCGCGTGATGCATGCCATTGGTAATTTATCTGAGGCTTCAATATACATTGATGACAGTCCCCAACTCCGAGTGTCGGAACTAAGGGCAAAAGTTCGACGTTTAGACTTTGAACACAAGCTGGATCTAATAATTGTAGATTATCTGCAACTATTGCAGGGTGATTCCGGTAGTGGTAAGGATAACCGGGTACAGGAAATCAGCTATATTTCCCGGTCATTAAAAGGAATTGCCCGTGAGATCAATGTACCGATTGTTGCCTTGTCTCAGCTATCTCGTGCTGTGGAATGGCGTTCATCTCATGTGCCGCAACTCTCGGATCTTCGAGAAAGTGGCTCTATTGAGCAGGATGCCGACATCGTTATTTTTATCTATCGCGAAGAGGTCTATTTTAAAGAAGAAGAATGGGCGGCTCAGTTTCCTGACAAGGAATACCCGCGTGAGATCGCTGATATCATTATCGCCAAACATCGTAACGGCCCTACAGGCATGGTAAAGGTACGTTTTCGCCATGCGTTGACCAAGTTTGAAAATCTGCAAAGTGTCGCTGAAATAGTCTGA
- the dnaD gene encoding DnaD/phage-associated domain protein, with protein sequence MKRFDGFPERFEFVAIPRPFLSQVMPLIDNLDELKVILEFFNLLYQKKGSPVYVSATEIASNTSSSLDLELIVGSLERAVGHDIIIPLKYAEHETLYFLNDEHNRRVIARIKCGELQLPGISALPVSPVKPTDLPDVFNIYEQNIGLITPIIADELKEALRLYPEVWLKEAIGEAARLNKRNWRYINKILDNWATQGRNDGTYQRDITAGADKYVKGKYGRFVQR encoded by the coding sequence ATGAAACGATTCGATGGATTTCCGGAACGCTTTGAGTTTGTGGCTATACCTCGCCCGTTTTTATCTCAGGTAATGCCGTTAATTGATAACTTGGATGAACTCAAAGTTATACTGGAATTTTTCAATCTTCTTTACCAAAAAAAGGGCTCGCCGGTATATGTTTCAGCCACCGAAATTGCTTCAAATACCTCCTCTAGCTTAGATCTGGAACTAATAGTAGGATCACTCGAACGAGCTGTCGGTCATGATATTATTATTCCTCTCAAATACGCCGAACATGAAACATTGTACTTCTTAAATGACGAACATAATCGTCGAGTAATAGCAAGGATCAAATGTGGGGAACTTCAATTACCAGGAATAAGTGCCCTGCCGGTCTCGCCAGTCAAGCCGACCGATCTTCCTGATGTCTTCAATATTTACGAGCAGAATATCGGGCTGATTACCCCTATCATCGCAGATGAATTGAAAGAGGCACTTCGGCTTTATCCTGAAGTCTGGCTTAAAGAGGCTATTGGCGAAGCGGCCCGATTGAATAAACGTAACTGGCGCTATATCAATAAGATTTTGGATAATTGGGCTACCCAAGGCAGGAATGATGGAACATATCAGCGAGATATTACAGCAGGTGCGGACAAATACGTCAAAGGTAAATACGGCCGCTTCGTCCAGCGCTAA
- a CDS encoding diaminopimelate decarboxylase, with product MCIGGCDTVALTQEYGTPLYVFAEDDFRARAREFKKEFTERYAGTQVVYAGKAFLNRSIINMVAEEKLGLDVVSGGELEIARAADFPMDDIYFHGNNKSDAELELAIERRVGRVVIDNAGELARLDVLARQHGICLRVLFRIRPGIDPHTHAKISTGNVDSKFGFSLEEAAAAVPQALASKNMSLAGFHYHIGSQIFEIKPFLDALKTALEFMADMKRQCGFVTTELDIGGGYAVQYLSGKVPPSPAEYAEAIITSFKSECQRLGLTLPVLTIEPGRALIARSAVALYSVGAIKNIPGIRRYVCVNGGMADNIRPALYGAEYEPYFANRMSDIADQTYTIAGPFCESGDILATDIKLPQAMSRDILVMPVCGAYCLPMASNYNAFLRPAVAIVKDGKSRLIRRRETVEDLLRCEMNI from the coding sequence TTGTGTATCGGCGGCTGTGACACGGTGGCACTTACGCAGGAATACGGTACTCCGCTGTACGTGTTTGCTGAAGACGATTTTCGCGCCCGCGCCCGGGAATTCAAAAAAGAATTCACTGAACGTTACGCTGGAACACAGGTAGTGTATGCCGGTAAAGCCTTTTTGAACCGGTCTATCATCAACATGGTTGCTGAGGAAAAACTAGGGCTTGACGTTGTTTCCGGCGGTGAACTTGAGATCGCCCGAGCAGCAGACTTTCCGATGGATGACATTTATTTTCACGGCAATAACAAGTCAGACGCTGAATTAGAGTTGGCGATTGAGCGGCGGGTAGGACGGGTAGTAATTGATAATGCTGGTGAATTGGCACGTCTGGATGTTTTAGCTAGGCAACATGGTATTTGCCTGCGGGTGCTGTTCCGAATCCGTCCTGGCATAGACCCTCACACGCATGCCAAAATATCCACTGGCAATGTTGATTCTAAATTTGGATTCAGCCTGGAAGAGGCTGCGGCGGCAGTGCCTCAAGCTTTAGCTTCAAAAAATATGTCTCTGGCAGGGTTTCATTATCACATCGGTTCACAAATATTTGAGATAAAGCCTTTTTTGGATGCCTTAAAAACTGCACTTGAATTTATGGCTGATATGAAAAGGCAATGCGGCTTTGTGACAACAGAGTTGGATATCGGCGGCGGCTATGCCGTGCAATATCTTTCTGGTAAAGTACCGCCGTCGCCAGCCGAATACGCTGAGGCAATCATCACTAGTTTTAAAAGTGAATGCCAAAGACTGGGGCTGACACTTCCAGTCTTGACCATAGAACCAGGCCGTGCGCTGATTGCCCGCTCTGCCGTAGCCCTATATTCAGTAGGGGCTATAAAAAATATTCCCGGAATACGGCGTTATGTCTGTGTCAATGGCGGCATGGCTGATAATATTCGCCCGGCACTCTATGGAGCTGAGTATGAACCATATTTTGCAAACCGCATGTCTGATATCGCTGATCAAACCTACACTATAGCTGGCCCGTTCTGTGAGTCAGGAGATATCCTTGCTACCGATATCAAGTTACCACAAGCGATGTCACGCGATATTCTGGTTATGCCTGTCTGTGGCGCTTATTGCCTGCCTATGGCTTCAAATTACAACGCTTTTTTGAGGCCTGCCGTTGCAATAGTAAAAGATGGAAAATCGCGCCTTATACGGCGTAGAGAGACCGTTGAAGATCTCCTTCGGTGTGAAATGAATATATGA
- the dnaI gene encoding helicase loader DnaI: MPENECSLCRGARFVYARTPQGEIDYSRTIPCYCVDIVADKEKSKRLVEYSHLGTLRLLTFENLLAGGRHGSLQCQAAFKAAYEAALIFAAKPTGFLVFTGPSGAGKTHLAAAIINRQIEAGHAALYRSAPDLMDDLRATFSTDADSAFTDIFDHIKNTSILVLDDLGIQSDTAWAREKLDQLITYRFKQELPTVLVTAVSPESWEERLKNRITDPRLSKMFRLVGHDAFGSDWPEGLTLQKKMTFLSFDHDRLNLPTEERENLGRAYQVAYDFARSPEGWLILQGVTGCGKTHLASAIINFRYQTGLSALFIVVPEFLDHLRSTFSPDSRVSYDEMFDKVKTTPFLVLDDFGEQASTPWAQEKLYQVVSYRYNAQLPTVVTTRATLDEIEPAISSRFIDHQFSMVFNITAPDYRGDAGYGKSRRLKTQRPAYKKNQNT, encoded by the coding sequence GTGCCTGAAAATGAATGCTCCTTATGCCGCGGAGCACGTTTTGTTTATGCCCGCACGCCTCAAGGTGAAATTGATTATTCCCGCACCATTCCCTGCTATTGTGTGGACATTGTGGCAGATAAAGAGAAATCCAAACGGTTGGTAGAGTATTCTCATTTGGGAACTTTAAGACTCCTAACTTTTGAGAATCTGCTAGCCGGAGGCCGCCACGGGTCGCTTCAATGTCAGGCTGCGTTTAAGGCGGCTTACGAAGCTGCTCTCATTTTTGCAGCTAAACCAACAGGATTTTTAGTTTTTACGGGCCCTTCTGGTGCAGGTAAAACCCATCTGGCGGCAGCAATTATAAATAGACAGATTGAGGCCGGTCATGCAGCCCTTTATCGCTCTGCTCCGGACTTGATGGATGATCTGCGGGCGACCTTTTCGACCGACGCCGATTCTGCTTTCACAGATATCTTTGACCATATCAAAAATACATCAATTTTGGTATTGGATGATCTGGGTATTCAGTCTGACACTGCCTGGGCACGGGAAAAATTGGACCAACTGATAACTTATCGTTTCAAACAGGAACTACCAACGGTACTGGTAACTGCGGTATCGCCAGAAAGTTGGGAGGAACGCCTGAAGAATCGTATCACAGATCCAAGACTATCCAAGATGTTCCGATTGGTAGGTCATGATGCCTTTGGTAGTGATTGGCCGGAAGGTCTGACTCTGCAAAAGAAAATGACATTCTTGAGTTTTGACCATGACCGCCTCAATTTGCCGACAGAAGAGCGTGAGAACCTGGGACGAGCCTACCAGGTGGCATATGATTTTGCGCGGTCACCGGAAGGCTGGCTGATTCTGCAAGGAGTCACAGGTTGCGGCAAAACTCACCTAGCTTCAGCTATTATTAACTTTCGCTATCAAACAGGACTATCGGCGCTTTTCATAGTCGTGCCGGAATTTTTGGATCATTTGCGGTCCACTTTTTCACCCGACAGCAGGGTTTCTTACGACGAAATGTTTGACAAGGTAAAGACCACCCCCTTCCTGGTGTTGGATGATTTTGGTGAACAAGCCTCTACTCCATGGGCGCAGGAGAAATTGTATCAAGTAGTAAGTTACCGTTATAACGCTCAGTTACCAACGGTGGTCACTACACGTGCTACGCTGGATGAAATTGAGCCAGCTATCAGTTCTCGTTTTATCGACCATCAATTCAGCATGGTCTTCAACATAACTGCTCCGGATTACCGTGGAGACGCAGGTTACGGTAAGAGTCGTCGTCTAAAGACACAGCGACCAGCTTACAAGAAGAACCAGAACACGTAA
- the rpll gene encoding 50S ribosomal protein L9 produces the protein MKVVFLRDVPNVGKTGQIKEVPDGYARNYLLKSGLAAAATRETTAITKSKMEAERNKQAKLEAELVATAEMLDGLTITVSGKAGSGDKLYGSITSADIATAVQKVTGYALDKRKVELPEPIRTLGIFPATVRLSASLLPVIKVKVLTQGN, from the coding sequence ATGAAGGTGGTATTTCTAAGAGACGTTCCAAATGTCGGTAAGACCGGCCAAATTAAGGAAGTGCCTGATGGCTATGCCCGCAATTACCTTTTAAAATCTGGTCTAGCTGCTGCTGCAACTAGAGAAACTACCGCCATCACTAAGTCTAAAATGGAAGCTGAACGTAATAAACAGGCAAAATTGGAGGCTGAACTGGTTGCAACCGCGGAAATGCTTGATGGACTAACAATCACCGTCAGTGGAAAAGCAGGGTCTGGAGATAAACTATATGGGTCTATCACCAGTGCTGACATTGCTACAGCGGTGCAAAAGGTCACAGGCTATGCTTTGGACAAACGCAAGGTCGAACTTCCGGAGCCTATCCGCACTCTTGGGATATTTCCGGCTACCGTCAGGCTTTCTGCCAGTCTTTTACCGGTAATTAAAGTAAAAGTCTTGACTCAGGGGAACTGA
- a CDS encoding DNA polymerase III subunits gamma and tau encodes MSSRWQLIGHDNIVSFLTHSLSAGSFSHAYLLSAPEHSGKTAMALKLAQTLNCVELMPGMRPCGECQQCLRIAHGQHTDVQVINVVASADEGKNRVELSIEQIRGIIHAASMPPYEGKYRVFIIEEAEKLSHGAANALLKTLEEPPPQVIFVLTTARENMLPETVRSRCLRLSLTATSRHDIMVFLEDELGLSADQAGLLSRLSTGRPGWAIMAANDVTVLNERRDNLDQFIGIMGAGYDRRFEIASKLAQHFSQKREEIYRLLEQWLSFARDLLLQKLDITDGIANTDYITTIDNLAKNIEIIDVRSLIGSIAATRRYLEQNANSRLALEVLMLGLPLFRGSLNKIG; translated from the coding sequence ATGAGCTCCAGATGGCAGCTCATCGGCCATGATAATATAGTCAGTTTTTTGACACATTCACTGTCTGCGGGATCTTTTTCACACGCCTATCTCTTAAGTGCCCCGGAACACAGCGGGAAAACAGCAATGGCTTTAAAATTGGCTCAAACGCTTAATTGTGTTGAACTTATGCCCGGTATGAGGCCCTGTGGAGAGTGTCAACAATGTCTGCGCATTGCACATGGCCAACACACTGACGTACAAGTAATCAATGTCGTCGCCAGTGCGGATGAAGGTAAAAATCGGGTGGAACTATCAATTGAACAGATAAGAGGTATTATCCATGCCGCCTCAATGCCGCCTTATGAGGGCAAGTATCGCGTTTTTATCATCGAAGAAGCTGAAAAGTTATCTCACGGAGCGGCCAATGCCCTTCTAAAAACGTTGGAAGAACCACCGCCTCAGGTGATATTTGTGCTTACTACTGCTCGTGAAAATATGCTGCCCGAAACAGTGCGTTCCCGCTGTCTTAGATTAAGTTTAACCGCTACATCTAGACATGACATTATGGTTTTTCTTGAAGATGAACTTGGCTTGTCTGCTGACCAGGCAGGACTTTTATCCCGTCTCTCTACTGGACGTCCAGGTTGGGCAATTATGGCCGCAAATGATGTCACTGTATTGAATGAGCGCCGTGATAACTTGGACCAGTTTATCGGCATCATGGGGGCCGGATATGATAGGCGTTTTGAAATTGCTTCCAAATTAGCCCAGCATTTTAGCCAGAAACGGGAAGAAATCTATAGATTATTAGAGCAATGGCTTTCTTTTGCACGTGATCTTTTGCTGCAAAAACTTGACATAACAGACGGAATTGCCAATACTGATTATATAACAACTATAGATAACTTAGCTAAAAATATTGAGATCATAGATGTTCGTTCACTTATTGGCTCAATCGCAGCTACCCGTCGTTATCTTGAGCAGAATGCAAACTCTCGCTTAGCGCTAGAAGTATTAATGCTTGGTCTGCCATTGTTTAGAGGGAGTCTGAATAAAATTGGTTAA